A part of Loxodonta africana isolate mLoxAfr1 chromosome 11, mLoxAfr1.hap2, whole genome shotgun sequence genomic DNA contains:
- the LOC104845427 gene encoding LOW QUALITY PROTEIN: zinc finger protein 883-like (The sequence of the model RefSeq protein was modified relative to this genomic sequence to represent the inferred CDS: substituted 1 base at 1 genomic stop codon) produces the protein MESLLLYSEGRAWRPSSVSGPLGLNPTGTLVSKQRKISVICLQTLRALSSCEVMESLSKNGDKPAPLSSDFAISREHLEKTKSQASVTFTDMAVRFTRREWEQLAPAQRVLYRDVMLETYGNLLSVGCQCTKPDVIFKLEQGGEPWTEQGALPRRGCPEKFWKDDDLIDWQPESQVSFSTQVPSMYRKTQTKVIHKKCIRKQFGLSSELTSSSKPHNCDLLGKNLKDNFDLVVHERHCARKKSFNCDGEAKSFCHITSNTGVKTCECNHCVKAFRQKSHITVLHGVRSENKPSESNGYEENFHANSFVTQEEETYSRDKFYDCSQCGKTFSQKSYLIRHHKTHTGEKPYDCKQCGKTFSQSTYLIAHQRAHTGEKPYECNQCGKSFTYXSSLIRHHKFHTGEKPYESLDCGKSYFEKSHLIVHQRIHTGEKPYECNECGKAFTSISVFVQHVRTHTGEKPYECDKCGKRFTTSSYLFLHARTHTGEKCYKCNECGKGFQQKIQLTVHKRIHSGEKPYKCNKCGKAYRDHSSLNHHIKIHNGEKPFICNECGKSFTYQSFLIKHERYHTGEKPYACKECGKAFFYNRELTVHQRHHTGEKPYRCTECGKAFTTSSCLRLHVRTHTGEKPYQCNQCGKSFSQNGQLTTHWRTHAQERSL, from the exons ATGGAGAGCTTACTTCTCTACTCTGAGGGCAGAGCCTGGCGCCCCAGCAGTGTCTCAGGGCCTTTGGGACTGAATCCGACCGGGACCTTGGTGTCCAAGCAAAGGAAGATTTCTGTGATATGTCTTCAGACCCTGAGAGCTTTAAGCAGCTGTGAAGTGATGGAGAGTTTGAGTAAGAATGGTGATAAGCCAG CTCCACTTTCTTCAGATTTTGCCATTTCCCGAGAACACCTTGAAAAGACCAAGTCCCAG GCCTCAGTCACATTTACGGATATGGCTGTGAGATTCACTCGGAGGGAGTGGGAGCAGCTGGCCCCAGCTCAGAGGGTCCTCTACAGAGACGTGATGCTGGAGACCTACGGGAACCTGCTTTCTGTGG GGTGTCAGTGCACCAAGCCAGATGTGATCTTTAAGTTGGAACAAGGTGGGGAGCCCTGGACGGAGCAGGGAGCACTGCCAAGGAGGGGCTGTCCAG AAAAATTCTGGAAAGATGATGACCTGATAGATTGGCAACCGGAAAGTCAGGTGAGTTTTTCTACACAAGTGCCATCCATGtataggaaaacacagacaaaggtAATACACAAGAAATGTATTAGAAAACAATTTGGTTTAAGCTCTGAGCTTACTTCAAGTAGTAAACCTCATAACTGTGACTTACTTGGAAAAAATTTGAAAGATAATTTTGACTTAGTTGTTCATGAGAGACACTGTGCAAGAAAGAAATCATTCAACTGTGATGGAGAGGCAAAGTCATTCTGCCATATTACATCCAATACCGGAGTAaaaacctgtgaatgtaatcaTTGTGTGAAAGCCTTCAGACAGAAATCACACATCACTGTGCTTCATGGAGTTCGGAGTGAGAATAAACCCTCTGAAAGTAATGGATATGAGGAAAATTTTCATGCTAACTCATTTGTTACTCAAGAAGAGGAAACTTATAGTAGGGATAAGTTCTATGACTGCAGTCAGTGTGGAAAAACGTTCAGCCAGAAGTCGTATCTCATTAGACATCATAAAACTCACacaggagagaagccttatgactGTAAGCAGTGTGGGAAAACCTTTTCTCAGAGTACATACCTTATTGCACACCAGAGAGCTCATACTGGAGAAAAACCTTATGAGTGTAACCAGTGTGGAAAAAGCTTCACCTATTAGTCCTCCCTCATTAGACATCATAAatttcatactggagagaaaccctatgaatcctTGGATTGTGGGAAATCCTACTTTGAGAAATCACACCTCATTGTCCATCAGAGAATCCATACAggagaaaaaccttatgaatgtaatgaatgcgGGAAAGCTTTCACTTCAATCTCAGTCTTTGTGCAACATGTGAGAACTCATACAggtgagaaaccctatgaatgtgaTAAATGTGGGAAGAGATTCACTACCAGTTCATATCTATTTCTACATGCTAGGACTCATACAGGTGAGAAATGCTACAAATGTAACGAATGTGGGAAAGGTTTTCAACAGAAGATACAACTCACTGTGCATAAGAGAATTCatagtggagagaagccttataaATGTAATAAATGTGGGAAAGCCTACAGGGATCATTCATCCCTTAATCATCACATAAAAATTCATAATGGTGAGAAGCCTTTTatatgtaatgaatgtgggaaatcTTTTACCTATCAGTCATTCCTCATTAAACATGAGAGATaccatactggagagaaaccctatgcatgtaaggaatgtgggaaagcattcTTCTATAATAGGGAACTTACTgtacatcaaagacatcatactggGGAAAAGCCCTATCGATGTACTGAATGTGGCAAAGCCTTCACTACCAGCTCATGCCTTAGGCTCCATGTGAGAACCCACACAGGAGAGAAGCCATACCAATGTAATCAGTGTGGAAAATCCTTCTCTCAGAATGGACAGCTCACCACACACTGGAGAACGCATGCTCAAGAAAGAAGTCTTTAA